A genomic stretch from Telmatocola sphagniphila includes:
- a CDS encoding FG-GAP repeat protein, giving the protein MSKFSSRRSWFSAKLPLSLLGFGSEKSPRKHHKTKLGLESLEDRTVPTISLVNAPNWIEQGGLITNASSNTTSSTPGLNNQAVGTINTVATPYGNANIIYAGGSNGGVWRTLNGGLSWSPLTDQMPSNSISKIVINPFNTSQVLVGLGATSSGAANGYPTISGDLIGLYYSTNADAADPTQVKWTIISGATATNPNANLFVGQTITGLAIRNNYMLVSDSQGLYRSIDGGKTWALISGTGGLPAMGIFDLAEVPPPRVPPLVLTEPTKPDDFYVVGQGGLFRSTNGGVTWTNMNVTFAENDGTAVTLTNAINAKISVHFDVYDYVVYVGVVTPNQLNPAKTPAALPLVQAIPEGTQEVCLSWINLSLANPVWTAMDQPRQLTQAQGPVPWMIGFNLEGIDPTTLGMTSATINNQSGILVSWAEAFSNYHTGDRVRVTNIPIQSVNPDVDGANGDWQIIKVNASQILLIGATFNGTYGGNQQFPNPQALIQLWEDPTYGSTGATNFSIVADNYNSNVVYIGGDFTDTNWANTTAGAAGNTGVVLEGNRLAFHSAGRYKYSYLPYQGSPPPFQEAQWQALTNGFTPASEPANGILTTPSLGTAPFSGSRQLIMDANYGLLDATEGGLYQLKKFSSTNFPLSADFPTGSWTSLNQGLNVGEVNAVGLDVANNIIVAGTATQGSIVQSASGSQIWNTIDNNQNTSTQRGSGYFVYVDNTGTTQTIRYTLGNEAFSALGAGVDQQIFNTSNTQVGTTQQNIFSQTNYNPFVINAVDPTRALLGGTTTNSVTGPYGLVEITGVSSANPVLTAVTPPNMFSQPSQVLSIAYGGKDPDGTLEPNVAYIGTSSGQIYVRAPGQNEFFPKFPPSYPVKLVTGIVMDPNNWKIAYAVRGSDVIMTVDGGNTWTNITDNLINSVSNPIGNGIQITDQLSCIALWTDPSNPTNQELVVGGRGGYFRLNLDQNLNTGTSWSRYGANLPYVIGQSLQFYGNTLVAGTYGRGVWEIPDVSSTIQQVVTVVVTDSVGGRNILISQDPTLPNNVDITVYDSSGNVVESASYDRSTFQNLIVNAKGAGDTVTVRNSTGSNPNTVDFVNFQLTINGDNDAGAKLIVDDSGNTVGKSLTVTSNNISVYPGDKYFGNGGYITYTGYANGTGTINLGNGGDTTTVSGYTFHTLIMNDGNGGNKLTITGTSPNATDSLTYTSGTGNDTVLITADTSILNINTGGGNDNISVTSEAATGTINISAGDGNDTVYFGNILANIMGVVNADGGTGNNTIVFDDSGSASSTGTINNLMITGFGMPKGISYTNFTNITVDGSATGNDNITVNNTVANGTTTINTGSGNDNITVNNASGITNIFMGTGNDNATVNNATGILSIYGESQGQTSGSASNFVNFALRASAAGSTVNLISPFSSTNFNVSSNATIQQVNNGVLSKIQGNTNITGGTGTDVLNLNDYNSPSSTGNFSATQMSGFGMGSGLLTYGGVGLVNLNLANGPASDNVTVSGTIQGTTNINTNGGNDTLTIQNASGTVNVAAGGGNDNITINNFDGLTATAGVFGVMTVTGGGGNNIFSLQKNSAKVVINGVSGNNIFNISGSATPAGVGTSGTLAGIQGVVQLDGGTGTNILNASDYGAIASTGTINTSLITGFGMAATGISYTRFATANINSSNGPGSDLIQIASTISGTTNVYTNAGTDTVNVVKFNGPLNVYGGVGNHTFNVASDASTNLGTVANVQYPLTINGGGGQNTLNISNYGAVPNALPGNLTGTLSASSLTGFGMAATGIVYKGITTLNLQLNNTGNVSLNVTGTGASTATNVYGNGGTDAYTIQGSSLTGINTFIGGAGNANSFIVNAGTGITGSAVQLIGGPSGNIGNNTVVFNGRTSSDAFKLSLGVNNNQLSGLGAPVNFNNIEDVSTNGNGGSDTFTLTNSLGIGFGTLANPSTGVVYRPTGASSGDFRFNIDPTTGLSANLAQTPTIHFSSITGNVTYSGNPTNGAKDVLVVLGTSTTGQSSGLPYNETTSANGNDTFVITDSSLTLNNVGTTANPGLGAMHGITYTSTNLAELYVFTGNETGNKGDTVTVTPSKNLTMLIDGGLPSGVTPGDTLNIVTNGTHTINTVSDPTLGPPHFVLTQGDGSSVGYLNFETVNSGSTGGGGGGGSGGGGGSGGTTSSIIAVGSAGGVTGTVQVFNSNGTLLRQFVPYAGYMGAVHVAVGDVNGDGIPDIITSPGAGVDPHVEVFDGVTGNLIYSFDAFAPTFVSGITVAVGDLNGDGYGDIIVGAGAGGPPHVIVFSGKDLTVLRSFYAYAQGFLGGVTVAAGDLMGDGNMDIITGTGPGSPPHVEAFRYSDMALVRSFYAYDPAFLGGVSVAAGDLTGNGYADLVVGAGVGASSHIEAFDGQTNNLVASFLVNNNGVSSGVGSIPRQAAAVVAVGDLGSTGTNAILVGSGPGTYSTIRSFRITPAFQQGQSLQAFTPTFGFGVWLGASQD; this is encoded by the coding sequence GTGTCGAAATTCTCTAGTCGTCGTTCTTGGTTTTCTGCCAAGCTGCCCCTTTCGCTGCTGGGTTTCGGTTCTGAAAAATCCCCGCGCAAGCACCATAAGACCAAATTGGGGCTGGAATCACTCGAAGATCGAACGGTCCCGACGATCTCGCTGGTCAACGCTCCGAACTGGATCGAACAGGGAGGGTTGATCACCAATGCCTCCTCCAACACAACTAGTAGTACTCCCGGGCTCAATAACCAGGCAGTTGGCACCATCAACACGGTGGCCACCCCTTACGGCAATGCCAACATCATCTATGCCGGTGGTTCCAACGGCGGTGTCTGGCGGACGCTCAACGGCGGTCTGAGCTGGTCGCCACTCACCGACCAGATGCCCTCCAATTCGATCAGCAAGATCGTTATTAATCCCTTCAATACGAGCCAGGTTCTGGTCGGTCTGGGCGCCACCTCCTCCGGAGCGGCCAATGGCTACCCCACTATCAGTGGCGATCTGATCGGCCTGTATTACTCGACCAACGCTGATGCCGCCGACCCGACCCAGGTGAAATGGACGATTATTTCCGGAGCCACAGCGACCAATCCCAATGCTAACCTCTTCGTCGGCCAGACGATTACTGGCTTGGCCATTCGCAACAATTACATGCTGGTGTCTGATTCCCAAGGCCTCTATCGTTCGATCGATGGCGGCAAGACCTGGGCCTTGATCAGTGGCACGGGTGGTCTCCCCGCCATGGGCATCTTCGACCTGGCCGAAGTTCCTCCTCCCCGCGTTCCCCCGCTGGTTTTAACCGAACCGACTAAGCCGGATGACTTCTACGTTGTCGGTCAAGGTGGCCTGTTCCGCTCCACGAACGGGGGCGTGACCTGGACCAATATGAACGTAACATTCGCGGAGAACGACGGCACTGCCGTGACTCTGACGAATGCGATCAATGCAAAGATTTCCGTCCACTTCGACGTGTACGACTACGTCGTCTATGTGGGTGTGGTAACTCCGAACCAATTGAATCCAGCAAAAACTCCTGCCGCTTTACCGTTGGTTCAAGCGATTCCTGAGGGTACCCAGGAAGTCTGCCTCAGTTGGATCAACCTGTCGCTGGCCAATCCGGTCTGGACCGCGATGGATCAACCCCGGCAACTGACTCAGGCCCAAGGCCCAGTACCTTGGATGATCGGTTTTAACCTTGAAGGAATTGATCCTACGACGCTGGGCATGACCAGTGCCACGATCAATAATCAGTCAGGCATTCTAGTTAGTTGGGCGGAAGCCTTCAGCAATTATCACACTGGGGATCGCGTTCGAGTCACCAACATTCCCATTCAGTCCGTCAATCCGGACGTCGACGGTGCTAACGGCGACTGGCAGATTATCAAAGTCAATGCTTCCCAGATTTTACTCATAGGCGCAACCTTCAACGGGACCTACGGTGGCAACCAGCAGTTCCCTAATCCGCAGGCCCTAATTCAGCTTTGGGAAGATCCGACCTATGGCAGCACCGGAGCTACGAATTTCTCCATAGTTGCGGACAACTATAACTCGAACGTCGTTTACATCGGGGGCGATTTCACCGATACGAACTGGGCTAATACCACGGCAGGAGCCGCAGGAAATACCGGTGTCGTTCTCGAAGGCAATCGACTCGCCTTCCATTCGGCCGGTCGTTATAAGTACAGCTATTTACCTTATCAGGGAAGCCCACCTCCTTTTCAGGAAGCCCAATGGCAGGCTCTGACGAACGGTTTCACGCCGGCCTCGGAACCCGCAAATGGTATTCTGACGACGCCTTCGTTGGGTACGGCCCCGTTCAGCGGTAGCCGACAACTCATTATGGATGCGAATTACGGCTTGTTGGATGCTACCGAGGGTGGCCTCTACCAGCTGAAGAAATTCTCCTCCACGAATTTCCCCCTTTCGGCAGACTTCCCAACCGGCTCCTGGACTTCTTTGAATCAGGGTCTTAACGTCGGCGAAGTGAATGCCGTCGGCCTGGATGTGGCCAATAACATCATCGTGGCTGGTACGGCGACTCAGGGCTCTATCGTTCAAAGTGCCTCCGGAAGCCAGATCTGGAATACGATTGACAACAACCAAAACACGTCGACTCAACGAGGGAGCGGGTATTTCGTATACGTCGACAATACGGGTACGACTCAAACGATTCGTTACACCCTCGGTAACGAAGCTTTCAGTGCCCTGGGTGCCGGTGTAGATCAGCAAATTTTCAACACCAGTAACACGCAGGTTGGCACCACCCAGCAAAATATCTTCTCACAAACGAATTACAATCCGTTCGTAATCAACGCCGTCGATCCGACACGAGCCTTATTGGGTGGTACGACGACGAATTCAGTTACAGGACCTTACGGCTTAGTGGAAATTACTGGTGTGAGTTCGGCTAACCCGGTACTAACCGCGGTTACGCCTCCCAACATGTTTTCGCAACCCAGCCAGGTTCTGAGCATCGCCTACGGCGGCAAGGATCCCGATGGCACGCTCGAACCAAACGTCGCCTACATCGGCACCAGTTCGGGGCAGATCTACGTCCGGGCGCCGGGGCAGAATGAATTCTTCCCGAAATTCCCGCCTTCGTATCCCGTGAAGCTGGTCACCGGGATCGTCATGGATCCTAATAACTGGAAGATTGCCTATGCCGTCCGGGGCTCGGACGTCATCATGACTGTCGATGGCGGCAATACCTGGACGAATATTACCGACAACCTGATCAACTCGGTTTCCAACCCGATCGGCAACGGCATTCAGATCACCGATCAATTGAGTTGCATCGCTTTGTGGACCGATCCCAGTAACCCCACCAACCAGGAGCTGGTCGTCGGTGGCCGGGGCGGTTACTTCCGTTTGAATCTGGATCAGAATCTGAACACCGGCACCAGCTGGAGCCGCTACGGCGCCAACCTGCCCTACGTGATCGGTCAGTCTCTCCAGTTCTATGGCAACACATTGGTAGCCGGCACCTACGGTCGAGGCGTTTGGGAAATTCCCGATGTTTCCTCGACCATTCAGCAGGTTGTTACGGTGGTCGTCACCGATTCGGTCGGCGGCCGAAATATCTTAATTTCTCAGGATCCCACGCTTCCGAATAACGTCGATATCACGGTTTACGACAGCAGCGGCAACGTCGTCGAATCGGCCAGTTACGACCGCTCCACGTTCCAGAATTTGATCGTCAACGCCAAGGGAGCGGGCGATACTGTCACGGTTCGCAACTCGACCGGCTCGAATCCCAACACCGTGGACTTCGTCAACTTCCAGCTGACCATCAACGGCGACAACGATGCGGGAGCCAAACTGATCGTCGATGACTCCGGGAATACTGTCGGTAAGTCGTTAACGGTGACCTCGAACAACATCAGCGTCTACCCGGGGGATAAATACTTCGGCAACGGCGGTTACATTACCTACACCGGCTACGCAAATGGTACCGGCACCATCAACCTGGGTAATGGCGGAGACACCACAACGGTTAGCGGCTACACTTTCCACACATTGATCATGAACGATGGCAATGGCGGTAACAAACTGACCATTACCGGCACCAGCCCCAACGCAACTGATTCACTGACTTACACCAGCGGAACGGGCAATGATACTGTGCTCATCACTGCCGATACTTCGATCCTGAACATCAATACCGGCGGCGGCAACGATAACATTTCAGTCACGAGTGAAGCGGCAACCGGCACGATTAACATCTCGGCCGGCGATGGCAACGACACCGTCTACTTCGGAAATATTCTGGCCAACATCATGGGGGTCGTGAATGCCGACGGCGGCACGGGTAACAATACCATCGTGTTCGACGATTCGGGCTCGGCTTCCTCGACCGGAACGATCAATAATCTGATGATCACCGGCTTTGGCATGCCGAAAGGCATCTCTTACACCAACTTCACAAATATCACTGTGGATGGCAGTGCGACGGGCAACGATAACATTACCGTCAATAACACGGTGGCCAACGGCACGACCACGATCAACACCGGCTCGGGCAACGACAACATTACCGTCAACAATGCTTCCGGCATCACCAACATCTTCATGGGGACCGGTAACGATAACGCCACGGTCAACAACGCCACAGGCATTCTGTCGATCTACGGCGAAAGCCAGGGGCAGACTTCGGGCTCAGCCTCGAACTTCGTCAACTTTGCCCTGCGGGCCAGTGCGGCGGGCAGCACCGTGAACCTGATCAGCCCGTTCAGCAGCACGAACTTCAACGTGTCGTCGAACGCGACGATTCAGCAGGTGAACAACGGCGTTCTCAGCAAGATTCAGGGGAACACGAACATCACCGGCGGTACCGGCACCGATGTTCTGAATCTCAACGATTACAATTCTCCTTCAAGCACCGGCAACTTCTCGGCGACGCAGATGTCCGGTTTCGGCATGGGCAGCGGACTGCTGACCTACGGCGGTGTCGGCCTGGTTAACTTGAATCTGGCCAATGGTCCCGCTAGCGACAACGTCACGGTCAGCGGTACGATTCAAGGCACCACCAACATCAATACCAACGGCGGTAACGACACGCTGACCATCCAGAACGCCTCGGGCACGGTGAACGTGGCCGCGGGCGGCGGCAACGACAATATCACCATCAATAACTTCGACGGTCTGACCGCGACTGCGGGTGTCTTCGGCGTGATGACGGTGACTGGTGGTGGTGGCAACAACATCTTCTCCCTCCAGAAGAACTCCGCGAAGGTTGTCATCAACGGTGTCAGCGGCAACAACATCTTCAACATTTCCGGCTCGGCGACCCCTGCGGGCGTGGGTACGAGTGGTACGCTCGCAGGCATTCAAGGCGTCGTCCAACTCGATGGCGGTACCGGAACGAATATTCTGAACGCCAGCGACTACGGAGCCATCGCCAGCACGGGTACTATCAATACTTCCCTGATCACCGGTTTCGGCATGGCCGCCACCGGCATCAGTTACACTCGGTTCGCCACCGCCAACATCAACTCCTCCAACGGTCCGGGCAGCGATTTGATCCAGATCGCCAGCACGATCAGCGGTACGACGAACGTGTACACCAATGCGGGTACCGATACCGTCAACGTGGTGAAATTCAACGGTCCGCTGAACGTTTACGGCGGCGTCGGCAATCACACCTTTAACGTGGCTTCGGATGCCAGCACCAACCTTGGAACCGTTGCCAATGTTCAGTATCCACTGACCATCAACGGCGGCGGCGGTCAGAATACCCTGAATATCAGCAACTATGGGGCGGTCCCCAACGCACTCCCCGGTAATCTGACGGGTACCTTGAGCGCCAGCAGTCTGACCGGTTTCGGCATGGCCGCCACCGGCATCGTTTACAAGGGCATCACCACTCTGAATCTGCAGCTGAACAACACCGGCAACGTCAGTCTGAATGTTACCGGCACAGGTGCCTCCACTGCCACCAACGTTTATGGCAACGGCGGCACCGATGCCTACACGATTCAGGGGAGCAGCCTCACCGGGATCAACACGTTCATCGGTGGGGCGGGCAATGCGAATAGCTTCATCGTCAATGCCGGAACGGGCATCACCGGCAGCGCCGTCCAACTGATCGGCGGACCTTCCGGCAACATTGGCAATAACACGGTTGTGTTCAACGGCCGAACTTCGAGCGATGCCTTCAAGTTGAGCCTGGGTGTCAATAACAACCAGTTGAGCGGGTTGGGCGCCCCCGTCAACTTCAACAATATTGAAGATGTCTCCACCAACGGCAACGGTGGCTCCGACACCTTCACTCTCACCAATAGTCTGGGTATCGGTTTTGGAACTCTGGCTAACCCCAGTACGGGTGTCGTCTACCGTCCGACCGGAGCCAGCTCGGGCGACTTCCGCTTCAATATCGATCCGACGACGGGCCTCTCGGCCAACCTCGCTCAGACACCGACAATCCACTTCTCGAGCATTACCGGAAACGTCACTTACAGTGGCAATCCGACCAATGGAGCGAAGGATGTACTGGTCGTTCTAGGAACGAGTACGACCGGTCAGAGCTCAGGGTTGCCGTATAACGAAACTACCAGCGCCAACGGCAATGACACCTTCGTCATCACCGATTCCAGCCTGACATTGAATAACGTCGGAACGACCGCGAACCCCGGTCTGGGCGCGATGCATGGCATCACCTACACCTCGACGAACTTGGCCGAACTCTACGTCTTCACCGGTAATGAAACGGGGAACAAGGGCGATACCGTAACGGTAACTCCTTCTAAGAATTTGACCATGCTTATCGACGGTGGGCTGCCCTCCGGTGTCACACCGGGAGATACGCTGAACATCGTTACCAATGGCACGCACACGATTAACACCGTATCCGACCCGACGCTGGGTCCACCGCATTTCGTCCTGACACAGGGCGACGGCTCCTCGGTGGGTTATCTCAATTTTGAAACCGTCAATTCCGGTAGCACCGGTGGCGGTGGTGGCGGCGGCAGCGGTGGTGGCGGCGGCAGCGGTGGAACCACCTCGTCGATTATCGCAGTAGGCAGCGCCGGTGGTGTGACGGGTACGGTTCAGGTTTTCAATTCCAATGGAACCCTGCTCCGACAGTTCGTCCCTTATGCCGGATACATGGGCGCGGTACACGTGGCCGTAGGCGATGTCAATGGCGATGGCATTCCCGATATCATCACCTCGCCGGGCGCTGGTGTCGATCCGCACGTCGAAGTATTCGATGGTGTGACCGGAAACCTGATCTACAGCTTCGATGCCTTCGCACCGACCTTCGTGAGCGGTATCACCGTGGCCGTGGGTGATCTGAACGGCGATGGTTACGGCGACATTATCGTCGGAGCCGGGGCCGGCGGACCTCCGCACGTCATCGTCTTCAGCGGTAAGGACCTCACCGTTCTTCGCAGCTTCTACGCTTATGCCCAGGGATTCCTGGGTGGCGTGACCGTGGCGGCCGGAGATCTGATGGGCGATGGTAACATGGATATCATCACCGGCACTGGTCCGGGCAGCCCGCCGCACGTCGAAGCCTTCCGCTACAGCGACATGGCTTTGGTCCGCAGCTTCTATGCTTACGATCCCGCCTTCCTGGGTGGCGTGTCTGTGGCGGCCGGCGATCTCACGGGGAATGGCTATGCCGACCTCGTCGTGGGAGCAGGTGTGGGTGCTTCTTCTCACATCGAAGCATTTGACGGCCAGACGAACAACCTGGTCGCCAGCTTCCTGGTCAACAACAACGGCGTGTCTTCAGGCGTCGGTTCAATTCCTCGTCAGGCCGCGGCAGTGGTCGCCGTCGGGGATCTGGGAAGTACCGGCACCAATGCGATTCTGGTGGGCAGCGGCCCGGGTACTTACTCGACAATTCGCAGCTTCCGAATCACCCCGGCCTTCCAACAGGGCCAGAGCCTCCAAGCCTTCACACCGACGTTCGGCTTCGGGGTGTGGCTCGGTGCCAGCCAGGATTAA
- a CDS encoding efflux RND transporter periplasmic adaptor subunit, with product MTSTNTSQERREKHKIELRSKILDAARELIVDQGVDQFSMRKLAAKIGYTATAIYFHFADKETLIQELVDLDFIKFREQFDGLEQKADPIERIRLMGLAFVSFFSRNPSHFRFLFMTPNLKMVPSAKVVTQGNPAEDNYCLLKSTVEEALAQNRFREELRDSDEICQILMAVVHGVVSNHISHLPGSPSVDRISPGRTNGSECHHRGNSRLAATTGGDEMNRLTAIGLGLFIFAVPGCKKEIEEAREIIRPVKVTQVRYGQTTDRASYTGVVKARYEAELAFRASGKILSRKVELGQRVKAGQVIAELDPQDYVLSMKASEASLAMAEADAKQAIADEVRNRDLVRGKAISPADYDRYRAVADAQIKRVEQAKSQLDISRNKLIYTTLKADHDGVITNLMFEVGKVVAEGTPIVVVSRTDELEAVVAIPENRVTVAQTAKASVELWSDKDRKFAARLRELSPNADPITRTYTARFHIEKPTEEVRLGMTATVHLDSLDVGRQLVTLPLSAVYDSGKGPRVWVVDPKTGKLTSREIRVKEYHQDTILIASGLQVGDHVVTGGTQKLDEGLTVRVVLDKP from the coding sequence ATGACCTCCACGAACACCAGCCAAGAGAGAAGAGAGAAACACAAGATCGAACTGCGCTCCAAAATCCTGGATGCTGCCCGGGAATTGATCGTAGACCAGGGGGTGGATCAATTTTCGATGCGAAAGCTGGCCGCAAAGATCGGTTACACGGCCACGGCGATCTATTTCCATTTCGCGGATAAAGAGACGTTGATTCAGGAACTGGTCGATCTCGATTTCATCAAGTTCCGCGAGCAGTTCGACGGCCTCGAACAGAAAGCCGACCCGATCGAGCGGATTCGCCTGATGGGTTTAGCCTTCGTTTCCTTCTTCTCGCGCAACCCCAGTCACTTTCGATTTTTGTTCATGACGCCGAATCTCAAAATGGTCCCTTCGGCGAAGGTCGTCACCCAAGGCAATCCGGCGGAAGACAACTATTGCCTTTTGAAATCGACGGTGGAAGAGGCGCTCGCTCAGAATCGGTTTCGCGAAGAGTTGCGGGACAGCGACGAAATCTGCCAGATCCTGATGGCGGTCGTGCATGGGGTGGTTTCGAATCACATTTCACATTTGCCGGGAAGCCCATCCGTGGATCGAATTTCGCCCGGTAGAACAAACGGCTCAGAGTGCCATCACCGCGGTAATTCGCGGCTTGCTGCGACAACCGGAGGAGATGAAATGAATCGATTGACCGCGATCGGCTTGGGACTGTTCATTTTTGCCGTCCCGGGCTGCAAAAAGGAAATCGAAGAAGCGCGCGAGATCATCCGACCGGTAAAAGTCACCCAGGTTCGCTACGGCCAGACCACCGACCGGGCCAGCTATACCGGCGTGGTGAAAGCCCGCTATGAAGCCGAACTGGCCTTCCGGGCTAGCGGCAAAATTTTGAGCCGGAAAGTGGAGCTGGGCCAGCGGGTCAAGGCCGGGCAGGTCATCGCCGAGTTGGACCCTCAAGATTACGTGCTCTCCATGAAGGCCTCCGAAGCTTCCCTGGCAATGGCCGAGGCCGATGCCAAGCAGGCCATCGCCGATGAAGTCCGCAACCGCGATCTGGTTCGAGGCAAGGCCATTTCGCCCGCTGATTACGATCGCTACCGAGCGGTCGCCGATGCCCAGATCAAGCGGGTGGAACAGGCGAAAAGTCAGCTCGATATTTCCCGCAACAAATTGATTTATACCACGCTGAAAGCGGACCACGATGGCGTCATCACCAATCTGATGTTCGAAGTGGGTAAAGTCGTTGCCGAGGGCACACCAATCGTCGTGGTGTCCCGGACCGATGAACTCGAAGCCGTGGTGGCCATCCCGGAAAATCGGGTGACGGTGGCTCAAACCGCCAAAGCCAGCGTGGAACTCTGGTCCGATAAGGATCGAAAATTTGCGGCCCGCCTGCGGGAGCTGTCGCCAAATGCGGACCCGATCACCCGCACCTATACCGCCCGATTCCATATCGAAAAACCGACCGAGGAAGTTCGCCTCGGCATGACGGCCACCGTGCATCTCGACTCTCTGGATGTCGGCCGCCAGCTGGTCACTTTGCCGCTGTCGGCCGTCTACGATTCCGGCAAAGGCCCCCGCGTCTGGGTCGTCGATCCGAAAACCGGCAAACTCACTTCCCGTGAAATTCGCGTGAAAGAATACCACCAGGACACCATTCTGATCGCTTCCGGGCTGCAGGTGGGAGATCACGTCGTGACCGGGGGCACGCAAAAATTGGATGAAGGCCTGACGGTGCGCGTCGTGCTCGACAAGCCGTAA